A window of the Mycobacteriales bacterium genome harbors these coding sequences:
- a CDS encoding carbohydrate ABC transporter permease: protein MATTLTPDTDQAGEAPGRSHSGRSQSPRHWNWPGGLAGWIWLGIVIIPIYWIIITSFKTSANYFSANPLKPPTDLTFENYKLVIQEHFIRYFFNSLVVTLGAVVPAVLVSFMAAYAIVRGRGRFLWSTNALFLAGLAIPLQATIIPIYLIIIRLKLYDSLLAIILPSIAFAIPLSVLVLTNFIRDVPNELFESMRVDGASEWGTLWHLAFPLSRPALVTVTIYNGLIIWNGFLLPLVLTQSPERRTLPLALSAFQGQYTVNVPAVLASVVLTTLPILVLYVVGRRQLLSGLTAGFGK, encoded by the coding sequence GTGGCGACCACGCTCACGCCCGACACCGACCAGGCGGGCGAGGCGCCGGGCCGGTCCCACTCCGGCCGGTCCCAGAGCCCGCGGCACTGGAACTGGCCGGGCGGACTGGCCGGCTGGATCTGGCTGGGGATCGTGATCATCCCGATCTACTGGATCATCATCACCAGCTTCAAGACCTCGGCCAACTACTTCTCGGCCAACCCGCTGAAGCCGCCGACGGACCTGACCTTCGAGAACTACAAGCTGGTCATCCAGGAACACTTCATCCGCTACTTCTTCAACAGCCTCGTCGTGACGCTCGGCGCGGTGGTGCCGGCGGTGCTGGTCTCCTTCATGGCGGCGTACGCGATCGTGCGGGGGCGCGGCCGGTTCCTGTGGTCGACCAACGCGCTGTTCCTGGCCGGGCTGGCGATCCCGCTGCAGGCGACGATCATCCCGATCTACCTGATCATCATCCGGCTGAAGCTGTACGACAGCCTGCTCGCGATCATCCTGCCGTCGATCGCGTTCGCGATCCCGCTGTCGGTGCTGGTGCTCACGAACTTCATCCGGGACGTGCCGAACGAGCTGTTCGAGTCGATGCGGGTGGACGGCGCCAGCGAGTGGGGAACGCTGTGGCACCTGGCCTTCCCGCTGTCGCGGCCGGCCCTGGTCACCGTCACCATCTACAACGGACTGATCATCTGGAACGGGTTCCTGCTGCCGCTGGTGCTGACCCAGAGCCCGGAGCGGCGGACCCTGCCGCTGGCGCTGTCCGCGTTCCAGGGGCAATACACGGTCAACGTGCCGGCCGTGCTGGCCTCGGTCGTGCTGACCACGCTGCCGATCCTGGTCCTGTACGTGGTCGGCCGCCGGCAGCTGCTGTCCGGGCTGACCGCGGGCTTCGGCAAGTAA